AGTTAGTCCTTGAGAGAGGGCAAACAACTTACTGAAAGGATGGTTACTGTGAAAGTAATCGAGATCAGACCACTGCATCAAGGGATGGATGCAATTAGTGTAGTAGAATTGGATGGTAGCTTGGAGAGCTTACAGGAGGCTGTTGGTGGACTCATCGAGCTTGCCCCTGCCCCAGCTAGTGATTTTCCTTACCTCATGCTTACAGATGAAGAAGGAATGTTGAAAGGCAAGGATATTAATTCCTTTGGTCATGCTGGCATTACATTGCTACTTAAGAATGATGAAGATGATCCAACAGAAATGAGAGGGCTAACTGACAAAGAGATAGACTTCTTCTATAATGTATTTAGCATAGCTGTAGGAGAGCAGTAAGACATAAAAATAGGGAAGGCGCAATGCCTTCCCAGTAATATAAAACAAGTGTAGTGATTACACAGCCTTTACAGGCTGGGCTAACGCCCAAGTAATAAGTAAGTAATAAGTCAAAATCTTTTAACCCCTTTATGGAAAGAAAAAATCTAAAAAAAGAAAGCAATTTTCCCCTACCCACTACTATAGTTTAATCTTGTAGGGATGAAAGTGTAATATTGCACCTTAAAAGGAGAGAAAATATAATGGAAATTAAAAAAGGATTCAAATACACGATTGTTGCAGACTGTGACATTAATATCTTCGCCACAGGCATCCTGACACTCACTAACTTCAAGAATACACATGGGGCAGTAGTCAAGGATTTCAGAACATTCATGGGGACTGATATGGTAAGTGTGGTCACTTCTATAGAGTTTGGGGATGAACTTCTTAGAATGTTTGGTGGAAGAATCAAGGCACAATATGAGGTCAACATTGCAGAGATTGACCAGAACGATCTATCAGATGAGGCTATCGACCAGATCAATGCGCTTGAGAATGAGTTGGACTTTGGTGAGACTGACTACAAGCTGATTTTCAAAGAAGATTAACCCCCTGCCCCAACTTTTATGTATAAATTGTAGCAAAGGCTGGCTCTTATGCTGATGTGTACTTGCCAGCCTTAGCAAAGTGTATTCGGTAAACTTTAAATTTATGACAGAGCTAAATAGAGCCATTCTGAGAGGTCTTAGTCCTATCAAGGGCTATAGCCCTCAGAGGCTCTTAAAAATAAATACAATGGAGTGTGAGAGACTGTGAGCTTTAAGATTTCAAGTGGTTTT
This Halobacillus litoralis DNA region includes the following protein-coding sequences:
- a CDS encoding DUF3846 domain-containing protein — encoded protein: MKVIEIRPLHQGMDAISVVELDGSLESLQEAVGGLIELAPAPASDFPYLMLTDEEGMLKGKDINSFGHAGITLLLKNDEDDPTEMRGLTDKEIDFFYNVFSIAVGEQ